From one Triticum urartu cultivar G1812 chromosome 3, Tu2.1, whole genome shotgun sequence genomic stretch:
- the LOC125546772 gene encoding uncharacterized protein LOC125546772 has translation MSHKPASALKTIPLVWPFAVWGLDMVGPLRTGRSGFTHVLVAVDKFTKWIEAKPIKNLDACTAISFVRGLTFRYGVPHSIITNNGSNFDSDEFRAFCASQGTRVDYASVVHPQSNGQAERANGLILKGLKPRLMRDLKHAAGAWVDELPSVLWGLRTTPNRSTGRTPLFLVYGAEAVLPSDLLHNAPTVELYNKDEAEQARQDAVDLLEEEREMAMIRSTIYQQDLRRFHAKNVKSRAFQEGDLVLRVDQQKPHKLPRPPEPPDGGVSPPLPDGGEAGGGRGGSSGSSSSSTTGWASLKMLMVYQRDAVRVARTAPPCSLCGSSMKIRRRSGIRSGLSVRSQTLKHDMSHREAVLSARPTTIPNPRSTQSTVLLVQAWASTPTRANGTRNGSVTPVAWAYRSQGRSDKEKLKTFGEGPPCRTILSRVLYLLQRTRKSSRWKA, from the exons atgtcacacaagcctgcatcagccctcaagaccattccactcgtctggccctttgctgtctggggactggacatggttggtccactgagaacaggcaggagcggtttcactcatgtgcttgtggcagtcgacaaatttaccaaatggattgaagctaagcccatcaagaatctcgatgcttgcactgctatcagtttcgtcagagggctaacattcagatatggggtcccgcatagcatcatcactaacaatgggtcaaacttcgattcagacgagttcagagctttttgcgcctctcaaggcacacgagtcgactacgcgtcggtcgtgcatccccagtcgaatggacaagctgaaagagcaaatggtctgattctcaaaggactgaagcctcgactgatgcgtgatctcaagcacgcagcaggcgcttgggtcgatgagcttccgtcagttttgtggggactgaggaccaccccgaaccggtcgactggaagaacgccgctctttctggtttacggagccgaagccgtcctgccgagtgatctacttcacaacgcCCCCACAGTCGAGCTTTATAACAAAGACGAAGCAgagcaagcccggcaagacgcagtcgacctcctagaggaggagagggaaatggctatgatcaggtcgaccatctatcagcaagacttgcgtcgattccatgccaaaaatgtgaagagtcgagccttccaagaaggagatttggtcctccgagtggatcaacagaaaccacacaaactt ccccGGCCGCCAGAGCCTCCAGACGGCGGGGTCTCGCCACCACTGCCTGACGGAGGGGAGGCAGGTGGCGGCAGAGGTGGCAGCTCCGGATCGTCCTCTTCATCCACAACCGGCTGGGCGAGCTTGAAGATGTTGATGGTGTACCAGAGAGATGCCGTGCGAGTCGCACGCACCGCACCGCCATGCAGCCTATGTGGCTCCTCAATGAAGATCCGCCGCCGCTCAGGGATACGCTCTGGCTTGTCGGTACGCAGCCAAACCTTGAAACATGACATGTCCCACCGTGAGGCCGTGCTCTCCGCCAGGCCGACGACCATCCCCAATCCACGAAGCACGCAATCCACAGTCCTCCTCGTCCAGGCGTGGGCTAGCACACCCACCAGGGCCAACGGCACGAGGAACGGGAGCGTAACCCCGGTCGCCTGGGCCTACCGGAGCCAGGGGCGCAGCGACAAGGAGAAGCTGAAGACCTTCGGTGAAGGACCACCATGCCGAACCATCCTGTCACGGGTGCTCTACCTCTTGCAAAGGACAAGGAAGTCCTCCAGATGGAAAGCATGA